A stretch of Acidobacteriota bacterium DNA encodes these proteins:
- a CDS encoding MFS transporter, with amino-acid sequence MFSWWHDADRTARKSLVAASLGWMLDSFDVMLYALVLLAVRNELGIDAATAGSLQSLTLLASAAGGLIFGVLADKWGRTRALMLSVLVYSVFTAACGFAQTVAQLAVFRIFLGFGMGGEWASGAALVSETWKEKDRGKALGFMQSSWAIGYALAAIVNYLVQDVAGLGWRAVFFVGVLPAFCAYWVRRSVEEPAMWTAEKAKPTRVSLGEAMGGPMLRITLAVTLMNACTMFAWWGLNSWIPSYLRAAPDTGGIGLSNAAMNWFIVVMQVGMWFGYVTFGYVSDSVGRRKTYVGYLVAAAALVLAYAYTTTPWVLLALGPVVAFFGTGYFSGFGAVTAELYPTAVRATAQGITYNVGRVASAAAPWMVGSIAQTNGYPSALSITAVAYLLAAAFWIVIPETKGRAIQ; translated from the coding sequence ATGTTCAGCTGGTGGCATGACGCAGATCGGACCGCACGAAAGTCGCTGGTCGCAGCCTCGCTTGGCTGGATGCTCGATTCGTTCGACGTCATGTTGTACGCGCTGGTGCTGCTGGCCGTGCGCAACGAGCTGGGCATCGACGCGGCCACCGCTGGGTCGCTGCAGTCGCTGACGTTGCTGGCGTCGGCGGCCGGCGGACTGATCTTCGGCGTGCTCGCCGACAAGTGGGGACGCACACGCGCACTGATGTTGAGCGTGCTGGTGTACTCGGTCTTCACTGCCGCGTGCGGGTTCGCGCAGACGGTGGCGCAGTTGGCCGTCTTCCGCATCTTCCTGGGTTTCGGAATGGGTGGTGAGTGGGCCAGCGGTGCCGCGCTTGTGTCCGAGACCTGGAAAGAGAAAGACCGCGGCAAGGCACTCGGCTTCATGCAGAGTTCCTGGGCCATCGGCTACGCCCTCGCTGCCATCGTGAACTATCTGGTCCAGGATGTCGCGGGGCTGGGGTGGCGTGCGGTGTTCTTCGTTGGTGTGCTGCCGGCGTTTTGTGCGTACTGGGTGCGCCGCAGCGTAGAGGAGCCCGCGATGTGGACGGCCGAAAAGGCCAAACCCACTCGTGTGTCGCTCGGCGAAGCGATGGGTGGCCCGATGCTGCGCATCACGCTGGCTGTGACGCTGATGAACGCGTGCACGATGTTCGCGTGGTGGGGACTCAACTCCTGGATTCCGTCGTATCTGCGCGCGGCACCTGACACCGGAGGCATCGGCTTGTCGAATGCCGCGATGAACTGGTTCATCGTGGTCATGCAGGTCGGCATGTGGTTCGGGTATGTCACGTTCGGTTACGTGAGCGACAGCGTCGGCCGTCGCAAGACCTACGTGGGATATTTGGTGGCCGCCGCCGCGCTTGTGCTGGCCTACGCGTACACGACCACGCCATGGGTCTTGCTCGCACTGGGACCTGTTGTCGCGTTCTTCGGCACGGGTTACTTCAGCGGGTTCGGTGCGGTCACAGCGGAGCTGTATCCCACCGCCGTGCGCGCCACCGCGCAGGGCATCACCTACAACGTGGGCCGCGTCGCAAGCGCCGCCGCGCCGTGGATGGTGGGCTCAATCGCCCAGACAAACGGCTACCCGAGCGCGCTCTCGATCACGGCCGTGGCATACCTGCTCGCGGCCGCGTTCTGGATAGTGATCCCCGAGACCAAGGGCCGGGCGATTCAGTAA
- a CDS encoding enoyl-ACP reductase, whose translation MTQLTSKVGLIVGVANKRSIAWAIAQAASAQGASLILTYAGERLEENVRELAATLPNVTVLPCDVTDDAQIDALFENIQTQHGGLDFMLHGAAYALREDLAAPFSQTSREGFRIALDVSAYSLVALTRRAAPLMAARGGGSIVTLTYLGSDRVFTNYNVMGVAKAALEASVRYLASDLGPQGIRVNAISAGPIKTLAASGVSGFSSILQTYRDRAPLRRTVDTSEVADAAIFLLSPAGRGITAEVLMVDAGFHAMGV comes from the coding sequence ATGACACAACTCACTTCCAAAGTTGGCCTCATCGTCGGCGTGGCCAACAAGCGGTCGATTGCGTGGGCGATCGCCCAGGCGGCCTCGGCCCAGGGCGCGTCACTCATCCTCACGTATGCCGGCGAACGGCTTGAAGAAAACGTTCGCGAGCTGGCGGCGACCTTGCCCAACGTCACGGTTCTGCCGTGTGATGTGACTGACGATGCGCAGATCGATGCGCTGTTTGAGAACATCCAGACGCAGCACGGTGGGTTGGACTTCATGCTGCACGGCGCCGCGTATGCCCTGCGCGAAGACCTGGCCGCGCCGTTCTCGCAGACGTCGCGCGAAGGGTTCCGCATTGCGCTTGATGTCAGCGCGTACTCCCTCGTGGCGCTCACGCGCCGTGCCGCGCCGCTGATGGCCGCCCGCGGTGGTGGCAGCATCGTCACGCTGACGTATCTGGGCAGCGACCGCGTGTTCACCAACTACAACGTGATGGGTGTGGCCAAGGCCGCGCTCGAGGCGTCGGTGCGCTATCTTGCGAGCGACCTCGGCCCGCAGGGCATTCGCGTGAACGCCATTTCCGCGGGGCCCATCAAAACGCTGGCCGCATCCGGCGTGTCGGGGTTTTCGTCCATTCTGCAGACCTATCGCGATCGTGCCCCCCTGCGTCGCACAGTGGACACCAGCGAAGTGGCAGACGCGGCGATCTTTCTGCTGAGTCCGGCGGGTCGCGGAATCACGGCTGAAGTGCTGATGGTGGACGCCGGCTTCCACGCCATGGGCGTGTAG
- the nagA gene encoding N-acetylglucosamine-6-phosphate deacetylase, whose product MSVTRTFLSGADVVLPDRVASGLTVVMEGDRIVDLTSGPRELSHSERRVDATGQLVVPGFVDVHVHGVMGIDVLDGATAVASVARELSRFGVTAFCPTSVACSPDTLSAFLDSVAAARSAPEPGAARVLRAHLESNFINPAYCGAQPTEWLWTYEQKNDLRGQENDLRGRFAGDDKIDLRGRFADDATKRPLRSFLSPDVGILTMAPEMPGGMDLLRAAVQAGIRVSLGHSGATFDQAREAIDAGARHATHLFNRMSPMGHRDPGLVGAVLSSDEVAAELICDGHHVHPAVMRVAIAAKGHSRMMAITDGTAGAGLPRGSCARLGGRNITVGDVARLDDGTLAGSVATMDRVFATLVTQAGQSLVEAALLCSTTPARELGLIGQGVIAPGSLADLAILTPGLRVVQTWVGGRTSHPVRP is encoded by the coding sequence GTGTCCGTCACGCGAACCTTCCTGTCGGGCGCCGATGTGGTCTTGCCGGACCGCGTGGCGTCAGGACTCACGGTGGTGATGGAAGGTGACCGCATCGTTGACCTGACGAGCGGGCCAAGGGAACTCTCACACAGCGAGCGGCGCGTGGATGCCACCGGGCAACTGGTGGTGCCGGGGTTCGTCGATGTGCACGTGCATGGCGTGATGGGCATCGATGTGCTGGACGGCGCCACAGCCGTGGCGTCGGTGGCGCGCGAGCTTTCACGATTCGGGGTCACGGCGTTTTGCCCCACGTCGGTGGCGTGTTCGCCCGACACCCTCTCTGCATTTCTGGATTCGGTGGCGGCCGCGCGAAGCGCACCCGAACCCGGCGCCGCACGCGTCTTGCGCGCGCACCTCGAAAGCAACTTCATCAATCCCGCGTACTGCGGCGCGCAGCCGACGGAGTGGCTGTGGACGTACGAGCAGAAAAACGACCTCAGAGGTCAAGAAAACGACCTCAGAGGTCGTTTTGCGGGAGATGACAAAATCGACCTCAGAGGTCGTTTTGCAGACGATGCAACAAAACGACCTCTGAGGTCGTTTTTGTCTCCCGACGTCGGCATCCTCACCATGGCGCCGGAGATGCCCGGCGGGATGGACCTGCTGCGCGCGGCGGTCCAGGCGGGCATCAGGGTGTCGCTGGGCCACTCCGGCGCCACGTTCGACCAGGCGCGCGAGGCCATCGACGCGGGCGCCCGGCACGCCACACACCTGTTCAATCGCATGTCGCCCATGGGACATCGCGACCCCGGCCTCGTGGGCGCCGTGTTGTCGAGCGACGAAGTGGCCGCTGAACTCATCTGCGACGGCCATCACGTCCATCCCGCGGTGATGCGCGTGGCCATTGCCGCCAAAGGACACAGCCGGATGATGGCGATCACTGACGGCACGGCCGGCGCGGGCCTGCCGCGCGGTTCCTGCGCCCGTCTCGGTGGCCGCAATATCACCGTCGGCGATGTGGCGCGGCTCGACGATGGGACGCTGGCGGGGAGCGTGGCCACGATGGATCGGGTGTTTGCAACCCTGGTGACCCAGGCGGGGCAGTCGCTTGTAGAGGCCGCCCTGCTGTGTTCCACCACCCCGGCCCGCGAACTCGGCCTCATCGGACAAGGCGTGATTGCCCCTGGCAGCCTGGCGGACCTGGCCATCCTGACCCCCGGCCTTCGGGTGGTCCAAACCTGGGTGGGCGGTCGAACGTCGCACCCCGTACGACCGTAA
- a CDS encoding DUF4097 family beta strand repeat protein: MRTLTASGLLLCATSLSACSINVDTEGFIVREEKRFAVEGIAELTLQTFDGGVEVRGWDRPEVLVEIEMRAEDKEAVSKITVLAEQTGQKIQVDVRHSGTTRFVGIGVFTSPSARLIVSAPRKVNLDIRTSDGSVVVERIDGKLQLRTADGSIRATETAGDLLAESGDGSLTLEDVEGRVEARTTDGTIRVSGVPGVVRARSGDGSIVLRIRRGAVMTEDWMVATNDGSISAELPDDFSGLIEAEPGSDSRARSDLKLEDQVGGTREQRSLRGRLGAGGKTMVLRTGDGSIRLTQY; this comes from the coding sequence ATGCGCACCCTCACCGCCTCGGGACTCCTGCTTTGCGCCACATCCCTCTCTGCCTGCAGCATCAACGTCGACACAGAAGGGTTCATCGTCCGCGAGGAGAAACGTTTTGCCGTTGAAGGCATTGCGGAACTGACGCTCCAGACGTTTGACGGCGGCGTGGAAGTGCGGGGCTGGGACCGCCCCGAGGTGCTTGTGGAGATCGAGATGCGGGCCGAGGACAAGGAAGCCGTCTCGAAGATCACGGTGCTGGCCGAGCAGACGGGCCAGAAGATTCAGGTCGATGTGCGTCACTCAGGAACCACACGGTTTGTGGGCATAGGCGTATTCACGTCGCCGAGCGCGCGCTTGATCGTGAGTGCGCCCCGCAAGGTCAACCTCGACATCAGAACATCGGATGGCTCGGTGGTGGTCGAGCGGATTGATGGCAAATTGCAGCTTCGTACCGCTGACGGCAGTATCCGGGCGACCGAAACGGCCGGGGACCTGTTGGCCGAGTCGGGCGATGGATCGCTGACGCTTGAAGATGTTGAGGGCCGGGTTGAGGCTCGCACCACGGACGGTACGATCAGGGTTTCTGGCGTGCCCGGCGTGGTGCGCGCACGTTCGGGCGACGGCTCCATCGTTCTCAGAATCCGCCGCGGCGCGGTGATGACCGAAGACTGGATGGTGGCCACCAACGATGGGTCCATCTCGGCAGAGCTGCCGGATGACTTCAGCGGCCTCATCGAGGCCGAGCCCGGCTCCGACAGCCGCGCGCGCTCAGACCTCAAGCTCGAGGATCAAGTGGGCGGGACGCGCGAACAGCGATCACTGCGTGGGCGCCTCGGCGCCGGCGGCAAGACCATGGTCCTTCGCACGGGCGACGGGTCCATTCGGCTCACGCAGTATTGA
- a CDS encoding PQQ-like beta-propeller repeat protein, producing the protein MRLRLMSATLVLLSAVAALPAIDQPAASGNWPQWRGPNRDGISTDTGLLQTWPEGGPRKLFTAMGMGAGFSSVAVTGGRIYTMGDRRDGQYALAFNEADGAPIWAARVGETHQDEYGGPRATPTVDGNSVYVLSSDGTVVALDAATGRNIWSKSLTRDYRAPTPTWLFAESPLVDGAHVIVSPGSNAAAMVALEKTTGKEIWRTQQPGIGSGGVNGPDYSSIVISNGGGVKQYVRLAGRGAIGVRASDGVFLWGYNRVANGTANIPTPLVKGDLVFASSGYGTGSALLQLASGAEGRVTASEKYFLEGRTFQNHHGGMVLIGNHVYAGHGHRLGFPMCIELASGKVMWGGNFRNDGSGSAAITAADGHVYFRYENGVMMLIEASPTAYREKGKFQIPGVRNPSWSHPVVTGGRMYLREQDALHVYDVKR; encoded by the coding sequence ATGCGACTGCGCCTCATGAGTGCGACATTGGTGCTGCTGTCCGCGGTGGCGGCGTTGCCTGCGATTGACCAGCCCGCGGCATCGGGCAATTGGCCGCAGTGGCGCGGGCCCAACCGCGATGGCATTTCCACCGATACCGGTCTGTTGCAGACATGGCCCGAGGGTGGCCCGCGCAAACTCTTCACCGCCATGGGCATGGGGGCCGGTTTCTCAAGCGTGGCCGTCACGGGCGGACGTATCTACACGATGGGCGACAGGCGCGACGGACAGTACGCGCTGGCGTTCAACGAAGCCGACGGCGCACCGATCTGGGCCGCGCGTGTAGGCGAAACACATCAGGACGAATACGGCGGGCCGCGTGCCACACCAACGGTTGATGGCAACTCGGTGTACGTGCTCAGTTCCGACGGCACTGTCGTCGCACTCGATGCCGCGACCGGGCGAAACATCTGGAGCAAAAGCCTGACGCGCGATTACAGGGCTCCCACACCGACGTGGCTGTTCGCTGAATCGCCGCTTGTGGACGGCGCCCATGTCATCGTGAGCCCCGGCTCGAACGCTGCCGCAATGGTGGCGCTCGAAAAGACCACGGGGAAAGAAATCTGGCGGACGCAGCAGCCCGGGATTGGATCGGGCGGCGTCAACGGCCCCGACTATTCGTCGATCGTCATTTCCAACGGCGGAGGCGTGAAGCAGTACGTGCGCCTGGCCGGCCGGGGCGCGATCGGCGTGCGTGCGAGTGATGGCGTGTTCCTCTGGGGATACAACCGCGTGGCAAATGGCACGGCCAATATCCCCACGCCACTGGTCAAAGGTGACCTGGTATTTGCCTCTTCGGGTTATGGCACCGGGTCGGCCCTGCTGCAATTGGCATCAGGCGCCGAAGGACGCGTCACGGCGTCCGAGAAGTACTTCCTTGAGGGACGCACGTTCCAGAATCACCACGGCGGCATGGTGCTCATTGGCAACCACGTCTACGCGGGCCACGGACATCGCCTGGGTTTCCCGATGTGCATCGAACTCGCGTCAGGAAAAGTGATGTGGGGCGGCAACTTCCGCAATGACGGCAGCGGTTCCGCGGCGATCACGGCGGCCGACGGACACGTCTACTTTCGCTACGAAAACGGCGTGATGATGCTGATTGAGGCCTCACCCACGGCGTACCGCGAAAAGGGCAAGTTCCAGATTCCAGGCGTTCGCAACCCCAGTTGGTCGCATCCCGTGGTCACCGGGGGCCGGATGTATCTTCGCGAACAAGACGCCCTTCACGTCTATGATGTGAAGCGGTAA
- a CDS encoding hydantoinase/oxoprolinase family protein yields the protein MVRSRIGIDTGGTFTDFVHLGPDGLVVHKQRSTPDDPSRSILDGIRHLTGQATSLDVVHGSTVATNAVLERKGARVALVATRGFEDVLKIGRQTRPELYNVFVAPRPPLVDPDLTFGVTERLDASGAVLQAVNEEEVDRLARLIHDRGATIVAVCLLHSYANPAHEQQVATLLRQSGLAVCTSHEVLPEYREFERWSTTVVNAYVTPLMDRYLGTLERTLTRARLSIMQSNGGCISAGAARAQAVRTVLSGPAAGVVGASAVAHAAGFPRVISFDMGGTSTDVSLIDDGIGRTTDSKVGDFPVRLPLIDIHTVGAGGGSIAYLDTGGALRVGPRSAGANPGPVCYGVGEELTVTDANLLLGRLDPDYFLGGRMTIDAARTQRVAAALAKQTGLSVPELADGIVRVANANMERAIRVVSVERGHDPRDFALLAFGGAGGMHACEIAQQLEIKTVIVPRHAGVLSALGMLVADVTKDYSASVLKTSSQVGVKDLERLCAPLVAAAKAELEGEGFPAKRQVITLSVDVRYVGQSFEITLPLTADYRKVFDQQHGKTYGYSNPARATEVVNVRVSAAGITDKPKLPFTKVRGASKAKPTVVRPGRFAGKNVKVAFYRWDDLKPGSHASGPAVIAGGEATAVVPPGWKFKVDGFGNVVAQKGRAS from the coding sequence TTGGTGCGTTCACGTATCGGCATCGACACCGGTGGTACGTTCACCGACTTCGTTCATCTGGGGCCGGATGGTCTCGTCGTCCACAAGCAGCGGTCCACCCCCGACGACCCGTCGCGCTCGATTCTCGACGGCATTCGACACCTCACCGGCCAGGCCACGTCCCTCGACGTCGTTCATGGCTCCACCGTGGCCACCAACGCCGTGCTGGAACGCAAGGGCGCGCGAGTGGCACTGGTCGCTACGCGCGGGTTCGAAGACGTCCTGAAGATCGGGCGGCAGACGCGCCCCGAGCTCTACAACGTCTTCGTTGCGCCACGGCCTCCGCTTGTGGACCCGGACCTGACCTTCGGAGTCACCGAGCGGCTCGATGCTTCTGGCGCGGTTCTCCAAGCGGTCAACGAAGAGGAAGTGGACCGCCTCGCCCGCCTCATCCACGACCGCGGCGCCACCATCGTCGCCGTCTGCCTCCTGCATTCATACGCAAATCCGGCCCACGAACAACAGGTGGCCACGCTGCTTCGGCAGTCGGGTCTCGCGGTGTGTACGTCGCACGAGGTGCTGCCGGAGTACCGCGAGTTTGAACGCTGGAGCACGACGGTGGTCAACGCCTACGTGACGCCCCTGATGGATCGGTACTTGGGAACGCTGGAGCGAACCCTGACCCGGGCCCGACTATCAATAATGCAGTCCAACGGCGGATGTATTTCAGCCGGGGCGGCGCGGGCGCAGGCTGTGCGTACGGTGCTCTCCGGCCCCGCCGCCGGCGTCGTCGGGGCCAGCGCTGTGGCACATGCCGCCGGTTTTCCGCGCGTCATCTCATTCGATATGGGCGGCACGTCCACCGACGTCAGCCTCATAGACGATGGGATTGGACGGACGACGGATTCGAAGGTAGGAGACTTTCCGGTGCGGCTGCCTCTCATCGATATCCACACGGTGGGTGCCGGCGGTGGATCGATCGCGTACCTCGACACAGGCGGTGCACTGCGGGTTGGGCCCCGGAGCGCCGGCGCGAATCCTGGTCCCGTCTGTTATGGCGTTGGTGAGGAATTGACAGTCACTGACGCCAACCTGCTGCTCGGCCGGCTCGACCCGGACTACTTTCTCGGTGGGCGCATGACAATCGACGCCGCCCGCACGCAACGCGTGGCGGCCGCGCTTGCCAAACAGACCGGGCTGTCGGTACCCGAACTCGCCGACGGCATTGTGCGAGTGGCGAACGCGAACATGGAGCGCGCGATTCGTGTGGTGTCGGTCGAACGTGGTCACGACCCGCGCGACTTTGCACTGCTGGCCTTCGGCGGCGCGGGCGGCATGCACGCCTGCGAGATCGCGCAGCAACTGGAGATCAAGACGGTGATTGTGCCCAGGCATGCAGGCGTGCTGTCCGCACTCGGCATGCTGGTGGCCGACGTGACGAAAGACTATTCGGCCAGCGTGCTCAAGACGAGTTCACAAGTGGGCGTGAAGGACTTGGAACGCCTGTGTGCGCCGCTCGTCGCAGCCGCGAAGGCTGAACTCGAGGGCGAAGGGTTCCCGGCGAAGCGTCAAGTGATCACGCTGTCTGTGGACGTGCGGTACGTCGGCCAGTCGTTCGAAATCACATTGCCGCTCACCGCTGACTATCGGAAAGTATTCGACCAGCAGCATGGCAAGACCTACGGCTACTCAAACCCGGCACGCGCCACTGAAGTGGTCAACGTTCGCGTCTCGGCCGCGGGTATCACCGACAAGCCAAAGCTGCCGTTCACCAAAGTCCGCGGCGCGTCGAAGGCAAAGCCCACTGTTGTTCGCCCCGGCCGTTTCGCTGGGAAAAACGTGAAGGTCGCGTTCTACCGCTGGGATGATCTGAAACCAGGGTCGCACGCGTCTGGTCCCGCAGTCATCGCCGGCGGTGAAGCAACCGCCGTGGTCCCGCCCGGCTGGAAGTTCAAGGTGGATGGTTTCGGCAACGTTGTTGCGCAGAAAGGGCGGGCGTCATGA
- a CDS encoding hydantoinase B/oxoprolinase family protein: MKPNPIEFEVFKNLFLSIAEEMGVTLCRTGFSPNIKERLDYSCAVYDADGNTIAQGDHMPVHLGAMPLSVRAAIDAVDMEPGDIVMLNDPFRGGTHLPDITLVSPVFLDAIAGSEDPASIRKSRSGLQAQRSVPRRPGLQTRQRPAFYVANRAHHSDVGGMSPGSMPVAREIYQEGLIIPPVRLARRGQIVEDIMALLLNNVRTPDEREGDIAAQIAANRVAETRLRAVVARYGRAQTMRYAAALQDYTERVVRHAIKGIRDGEYTFEDALDDDGFSDASVPIRVKVTIRKDRAVVDFTGSAPQVTGSVNANYAITLSACLYAFRCLVQDDVLYNAGVGRPIQVIAPEGSIVNALRPSAVAGGNVETSQRITDVVLGALGKAQPDRWPAASQGTMNNVTLGGADPRTGRQFAYYETMGGGMGGRKGMAGLSGVHVHMSNTRNTPSEAIEHYLPVRIRQYGLRQGSGGAGAAPGGEGLVREYEMLVETSVTLLTDRRRLAPYGVRGGGPGGVGRNTLIRDGKETPLPGKVQITLRAGDRLRVETPGGGGYGK; the protein is encoded by the coding sequence ATGAAGCCGAACCCTATCGAATTCGAAGTCTTCAAGAACCTGTTCCTCTCCATCGCCGAGGAGATGGGCGTCACCCTGTGCCGCACAGGGTTCTCACCAAACATCAAGGAACGGCTCGATTACTCGTGCGCCGTCTACGACGCCGATGGCAACACCATCGCGCAGGGCGATCACATGCCGGTGCATCTGGGCGCAATGCCGCTCTCGGTGCGCGCCGCCATCGATGCCGTGGACATGGAACCGGGCGATATCGTGATGCTCAACGACCCCTTCCGGGGCGGCACACACCTGCCCGACATCACGCTGGTGTCACCCGTGTTTCTGGACGCAATTGCCGGGTCTGAAGACCCGGCCTCCATCCGGAAAAGCCGGTCGGGTCTTCAGGCGCAGCGTTCCGTTCCTCGGAGGCCGGGTCTTCAGACCCGGCAGCGCCCGGCGTTCTACGTGGCCAATCGCGCGCATCACTCGGACGTCGGGGGCATGAGTCCGGGGTCGATGCCAGTCGCGCGCGAGATCTACCAGGAGGGCCTGATCATCCCGCCGGTCCGTCTGGCCCGGCGAGGGCAGATCGTGGAGGACATCATGGCCCTCCTCCTCAACAACGTGCGCACACCCGATGAACGCGAGGGCGACATCGCCGCGCAGATCGCCGCCAACCGCGTGGCCGAGACTCGCCTCCGCGCGGTCGTCGCCCGTTACGGTCGCGCGCAGACCATGCGTTATGCCGCGGCGTTGCAGGACTACACCGAACGCGTGGTGCGCCACGCCATCAAGGGCATTCGCGATGGCGAGTACACCTTCGAAGACGCGCTGGATGACGACGGGTTCAGTGATGCGTCGGTACCGATTCGCGTGAAGGTGACGATTCGGAAGGACCGCGCCGTCGTCGACTTCACCGGCTCAGCGCCGCAGGTCACCGGTAGCGTGAACGCGAACTACGCCATCACGCTTTCGGCCTGCCTGTATGCCTTCCGGTGTCTCGTGCAAGACGACGTGCTCTATAACGCGGGCGTGGGTCGGCCGATTCAGGTCATCGCTCCCGAAGGGTCGATCGTGAATGCGCTTCGGCCGTCCGCCGTGGCTGGAGGCAACGTCGAAACGTCGCAACGCATCACCGACGTGGTGCTGGGCGCTCTTGGGAAGGCGCAACCCGATCGATGGCCGGCGGCCAGTCAGGGCACGATGAATAACGTGACGCTGGGGGGGGCCGACCCCAGGACCGGCCGGCAGTTTGCGTATTACGAGACGATGGGCGGCGGCATGGGCGGGCGCAAGGGCATGGCCGGCCTGAGCGGCGTGCACGTGCACATGAGCAACACGCGCAACACCCCGTCTGAGGCCATTGAGCACTATCTTCCGGTGCGCATTCGGCAGTATGGTCTGCGGCAGGGAAGCGGCGGTGCCGGTGCCGCCCCCGGCGGCGAGGGCCTGGTGCGCGAATACGAGATGCTGGTGGAGACGTCGGTCACGTTGCTCACGGATCGGCGTCGCCTCGCGCCGTACGGCGTCAGAGGCGGCGGGCCTGGAGGCGTGGGTAGGAACACGTTGATTCGCGATGGCAAGGAAACGCCCTTGCCGGGCAAAGTGCAGATCACGCTGCGCGCAGGAGATCGTCTGCGGGTAGAAACCCCCGGCGGCGGGGGTTATGGGAAGTAG